From a single Haloarcula sp. DT43 genomic region:
- a CDS encoding PAS domain S-box protein, translating to MTTATGTGGRDRVRVLCVGTDTDDAGLATALERECDRLSADTVRTAAEAVAELADDAVDCLVTEYDLPDRDGVELLETVREDHPDLPVILYTAHGSEVVASEAISAGVTDYLRREPGTGQHAGLANRITDAVDKYRSKRAANERTRTLRSYERMVNSMRETACIYDAEGRFETVNEALAEWYDTTRADLEGRVSELVPRIRAEGETDRYQELLDGTRAELSGEIRAEFPGHGHAVVAYRLTPLFVDGVVDGIVAVARDVTDRKERERELLRNQRAMDEAPVGVTITDPSQADNPMIYANNHYCDLTGYSLPEVLGENCRMLQGPDTDPDAVAAMRDAIDAEERVTVELRNYRQDGTEFWNKVRIAPVRDDDGSVVNYVGFQQDITARKRRERRLEETSSRLEALFENSPDMIDVLDADGTIRDVNQRFYTELGYDESEVLGRSIWEFDRHFDAEDVREQLSGFRVDERRKFEGLYERRDGSTMPVEVHLLRLSLDGEDRFLAISRDISERKEREQELQRQNEQLEQFASVVSHDLRNPLQVARGRLKLLSEEVESEHVDAIDSANQRMETLIDDLLTLARDGASPASLAAVDLEPVVASCWETVETRDATLRADADRSIRADESRLRQLFENLVRNAVEHGGDDVTVTVGDLDGGFYVADDGPGIPGPDRGDVFEAGYTTAADGTGFGLSIVKQVADAHGWTVRVVDGPDGGARFEFTGVDTAPPTVDSENT from the coding sequence ATGACGACCGCTACCGGAACCGGAGGGCGCGACCGGGTTCGAGTCCTGTGTGTCGGCACCGATACGGACGACGCCGGGCTGGCGACGGCGCTGGAACGGGAGTGCGACCGGCTCTCGGCCGACACGGTCCGAACCGCCGCCGAAGCCGTAGCGGAATTGGCCGACGACGCCGTGGACTGTCTGGTCACCGAGTACGACCTGCCCGACCGGGACGGCGTCGAACTGCTGGAGACGGTCCGCGAGGACCACCCCGACCTCCCGGTCATCCTCTACACCGCCCATGGGAGCGAGGTGGTCGCCAGCGAGGCGATTTCGGCGGGCGTCACGGACTACCTCCGGAGAGAACCGGGCACCGGACAGCACGCCGGGCTGGCGAACCGAATCACGGACGCCGTCGACAAGTACCGCTCGAAACGGGCGGCAAACGAGCGGACCCGGACGCTCCGGAGCTACGAGCGGATGGTCAACTCCATGCGGGAGACGGCCTGCATCTACGACGCCGAGGGGCGGTTCGAAACCGTCAACGAGGCGCTGGCGGAGTGGTACGACACGACGCGTGCCGACCTCGAAGGCCGGGTCAGCGAACTCGTCCCACGTATCCGGGCCGAGGGCGAGACGGACCGCTATCAGGAACTGCTCGACGGCACGCGGGCGGAACTCAGCGGCGAAATCAGGGCGGAGTTCCCCGGCCACGGACACGCGGTGGTCGCGTACCGACTGACGCCGCTGTTCGTCGATGGTGTCGTCGACGGTATCGTCGCCGTCGCACGCGACGTCACCGACCGGAAAGAGCGCGAACGGGAACTGTTGCGGAACCAGCGCGCGATGGACGAGGCCCCGGTCGGTGTCACCATCACCGACCCCAGCCAGGCGGACAATCCGATGATATACGCCAACAACCACTACTGCGACCTGACTGGCTACTCGCTGCCGGAGGTACTCGGCGAGAACTGCCGGATGCTCCAGGGGCCGGACACCGACCCGGACGCCGTCGCCGCGATGCGGGACGCCATCGACGCGGAGGAGCGCGTGACGGTCGAACTCCGGAACTACCGCCAAGACGGGACCGAGTTCTGGAACAAAGTGCGTATCGCGCCGGTCCGCGACGACGACGGGTCGGTCGTCAACTACGTCGGGTTCCAGCAGGACATCACGGCGCGGAAACGCCGCGAGCGACGGCTGGAAGAAACATCCTCGCGGCTCGAAGCCCTCTTCGAGAACTCGCCGGACATGATAGACGTGCTCGACGCCGACGGAACGATTCGGGACGTGAATCAGCGGTTCTACACGGAGCTCGGATACGACGAAAGCGAAGTGCTCGGGCGGTCTATCTGGGAGTTCGACCGTCACTTCGACGCCGAGGACGTCAGGGAACAGCTCTCGGGGTTCCGCGTCGACGAGCGCCGCAAGTTCGAGGGCCTGTACGAGCGCCGCGACGGGTCGACGATGCCGGTCGAAGTGCATCTGCTCCGGCTCAGCCTCGACGGCGAGGACCGGTTCCTGGCAATCAGCCGCGACATCTCGGAGCGAAAGGAGCGCGAACAGGAGCTCCAGCGGCAAAACGAGCAGCTCGAACAGTTCGCCAGCGTCGTCTCCCACGACCTGCGGAACCCCCTGCAGGTCGCGCGCGGGCGACTGAAGCTCCTCAGTGAGGAGGTCGAAAGCGAGCACGTCGACGCCATCGACAGCGCAAACCAGCGAATGGAGACGCTCATCGACGACCTGCTGACGCTCGCACGCGACGGGGCCTCGCCCGCCTCGCTGGCCGCGGTCGACCTCGAACCGGTCGTCGCGTCGTGCTGGGAGACCGTCGAAACGAGAGACGCGACGCTCCGGGCCGACGCCGACCGCTCCATCCGCGCCGACGAGAGCCGGCTCCGACAGCTGTTCGAGAACCTCGTCCGCAACGCGGTCGAACACGGCGGCGACGACGTGACCGTGACCGTCGGCGACCTGGACGGGGGCTTCTACGTCGCCGACGACGGCCCCGGTATCCCTGGCCCCGACCGCGGTGACGTGTTCGAGGCCGGCTACACGACGGCGGCCGACGGGACCGGGTTCGGCCTGAGCATCGTCAAACAGGTCGCTGACGCCCACGGCTGGACGGTCCGCGTCGTCGATGGGCCCGACGGCGGCGCTCGCTTCGAGTTCACCGGCGTCGACACCGCGCCCCCGACCGTCGACTCCGAAAACACCTAA
- the mvk gene encoding mevalonate kinase: MVTSSAPGKVYLFGEHAVVYGEPAVPCAIERRVHVTATEIDEGLRIHANDLQLDGFTVEYSGDGESHPDVDVAESLVEAGMGYVNEAVAQARDAADAPDAGFEISVEGDIPLGAGLGSSAALVVAAIDAATRELGVELSAGEIADRAYRVEHAVQDGQASRADTFCSAMGGAVRVEGDDCRRLDGIDNLPFVIGYDGGAGDTGALVAGVRDLREEYDFAADTVEAIGDVVREGEAVLGTGDYERLGDLMDFNHGLLSALGVSSRSLDSMVWAARDADAHGAKLTGAGGGGCIVALDETDDALTALKYTPGCESVFRAELDTDGVRRE, from the coding sequence ATGGTCACGTCGAGCGCTCCCGGGAAGGTGTACCTGTTCGGGGAGCACGCGGTCGTCTACGGCGAGCCGGCGGTGCCCTGCGCCATCGAGCGGCGGGTGCACGTGACGGCAACCGAAATCGACGAGGGGTTGCGCATCCACGCGAACGACTTGCAACTGGACGGCTTTACCGTCGAGTACTCCGGCGACGGGGAGAGCCACCCGGACGTGGACGTCGCCGAATCGCTCGTCGAGGCGGGCATGGGATACGTCAACGAAGCGGTGGCACAGGCCCGCGACGCGGCCGACGCGCCGGACGCAGGCTTCGAAATCTCCGTCGAGGGCGACATCCCGCTCGGGGCGGGACTGGGCTCGTCGGCCGCGCTCGTCGTCGCGGCGATAGACGCGGCGACGCGGGAACTCGGCGTCGAACTGTCCGCCGGGGAAATCGCCGACCGCGCCTACCGCGTCGAACACGCGGTCCAGGACGGGCAGGCCTCCCGTGCGGACACGTTCTGCTCGGCGATGGGCGGGGCGGTCCGCGTGGAGGGCGACGACTGCCGGCGGCTGGACGGCATCGACAATCTCCCCTTCGTCATCGGGTACGACGGCGGGGCCGGCGACACCGGGGCGCTGGTCGCCGGCGTCCGGGACCTCCGCGAGGAGTACGACTTCGCCGCCGACACGGTCGAAGCCATCGGCGATGTCGTCCGCGAGGGCGAGGCGGTGCTCGGGACGGGCGACTACGAGCGGCTGGGGGACCTGATGGACTTCAACCACGGCCTGCTCTCGGCGCTGGGCGTCTCCTCGCGGTCGCTGGACTCGATGGTGTGGGCGGCCCGCGACGCCGACGCTCACGGCGCGAAACTCACCGGGGCCGGCGGCGGCGGCTGTATCGTCGCGCTGGACGAGACGGACGACGCGCTCACGGCACTGAAGTACACGCCGGGGTGTGAGAGCGTCTTCCGGGCCGAACTCGACACCGACGGGGTCCGGCGGGAATGA
- a CDS encoding isopentenyl phosphate kinase: MTVVLKLGGSVITEKDEPETVDRAALSAAAAAIADSAVGDDVVVVHGGGSFGHHHAAEHGVSTTEGTHDAGGVRAIHGAMCRLNAAVVDVLADAGVPAVPVHPFSAAARDASGDLSLPTAQVRTLLDEGFVPVLHGDLVAHADAGATVLSGDELVVELAPAVAADRVGVCSTVPGVLDEGGDVIDRIETFEAVASALGGSDATDVSGGMAGKVRALLALPAPAVVFGPDALPAFLAGESPGTTIAGDDTN; encoded by the coding sequence ATGACGGTCGTCCTCAAACTCGGCGGGAGCGTCATCACCGAGAAGGACGAACCCGAGACGGTCGACCGGGCCGCCCTGTCGGCGGCGGCGGCGGCCATCGCCGACTCGGCGGTCGGTGACGACGTCGTCGTCGTCCACGGCGGCGGGAGCTTCGGCCACCACCACGCCGCCGAACACGGCGTCAGTACGACCGAGGGGACCCACGACGCAGGCGGGGTCCGGGCCATCCACGGCGCGATGTGCCGGCTCAACGCCGCCGTCGTGGACGTGCTCGCCGACGCAGGCGTTCCGGCGGTGCCCGTCCACCCGTTCTCGGCGGCCGCGCGCGACGCCAGCGGCGACCTCTCCCTGCCGACGGCCCAGGTCAGGACGCTGCTCGACGAGGGGTTCGTCCCGGTGTTACACGGCGACCTCGTCGCACACGCCGACGCGGGCGCGACGGTCCTGAGCGGCGACGAACTGGTGGTCGAACTCGCCCCCGCCGTCGCCGCCGACCGCGTGGGCGTCTGCTCGACCGTCCCCGGCGTCCTCGACGAGGGCGGCGACGTCATCGACCGCATCGAGACGTTCGAGGCCGTCGCATCGGCGCTGGGCGGGAGCGACGCGACGGACGTCTCCGGCGGGATGGCCGGCAAGGTACGCGCCCTGCTCGCGCTCCCGGCCCCCGCAGTCGTCTTCGGTCCCGACGCGCTCCCCGCGTTTCTCGCCGGTGAGAGCCCGGGAACGACCATCGCCGGTGACGACACGAACTGA